One stretch of Candidatus Paceibacterota bacterium DNA includes these proteins:
- the rplS gene encoding 50S ribosomal protein L19, translating into MIISPVNIEEREKLDLRSGDTIRVTQKITEKDKKTGKPKVRLQLFEGLCLAVKHGKEAGGTFTLRKVASGVGVERIFPLYSPSIDKIEVTKRSKVRRAKLYHIREKAAKEIKRQMRNIRTLPEVSVPEEILEPIENIAPETQKQEAKVE; encoded by the coding sequence ATGATTATTTCGCCTGTAAATATCGAAGAGAGAGAAAAGCTCGACCTCCGCAGTGGGGACACTATTCGCGTTACTCAGAAAATCACTGAAAAAGATAAGAAAACAGGCAAACCTAAAGTTCGTCTCCAATTGTTCGAAGGCTTGTGCCTCGCAGTAAAGCACGGCAAGGAAGCGGGAGGCACTTTCACCTTGAGAAAAGTGGCGAGTGGGGTGGGGGTAGAAAGAATTTTCCCTTTGTATTCTCCATCTATCGATAAAATAGAAGTTACAAAAAGATCAAAAGTGCGCAGAGCCAAGCTCTATCACATTCGCGAAAAAGCTGCCAAAGAAATCAAGAGGCAGATGAGGAATATAAGAACTCTACCTGAAGTTTCCGTGCCCGAAGAAATACTTGAACCTATAGAAAATATCGCTCCGGAAACTCAAAAACAAGAAGCCAAAGTTGAATAA
- a CDS encoding VTT domain-containing protein, whose translation MSKWGKFRTILFLIFSGVIIVGLFSYSVWGDRIPIEEIRSYVEASQKAPIIFMSLYAFLSMVTPTTPLMAIAGVLFGFTEGTLYSLVAGMVSASIIFIVSRLLGRLFIENILEKESLEKFNGYYDRVSKRGLTAVVILRITPIMPFNILSLLMGITKISFSDYMLGTLIGLIPSHLVTVYFGSLVLTEAFREFSLYLSIAMFLVVMFWVMWKKPVNS comes from the coding sequence ATGTCAAAGTGGGGCAAATTTAGAACAATCCTCTTTCTCATATTTTCCGGCGTCATCATTGTCGGTCTTTTCAGTTATTCAGTATGGGGTGATCGTATCCCGATAGAAGAAATCCGAAGTTATGTCGAAGCTTCCCAAAAAGCGCCGATTATTTTCATGAGTCTCTACGCTTTCCTCAGTATGGTCACGCCGACCACCCCACTCATGGCGATCGCTGGAGTACTTTTCGGATTTACCGAAGGCACACTCTACAGTTTGGTAGCTGGGATGGTGAGTGCTTCCATTATATTCATCGTCTCTCGCCTCTTGGGTCGGCTTTTCATCGAAAATATTTTGGAAAAAGAATCTTTAGAAAAATTCAACGGCTATTACGACAGAGTATCGAAAAGAGGTTTGACTGCGGTCGTGATTTTACGCATCACTCCGATCATGCCCTTCAATATCCTCTCCCTCCTAATGGGTATTACCAAAATAAGTTTCAGCGATTATATGCTCGGTACTTTGATAGGCTTGATACCAAGTCACCTTGTGACAGTTTATTTCGGATCGTTGGTGCTGACGGAAGCCTTTAGAGAATTCTCACTCTACCTTTCGATAGCTATGTTTCTTGTTGTTATGTTTTGGGTTATGTGGAAAAAGCCAGTCAACTCATGA
- a CDS encoding class I SAM-dependent methyltransferase, whose product MDYSLLDSGDQRKLERFGEFVLSRPESQALWKKALSDEEWQKADATFEKGVGWQTQKGLPDGGWTVEIGGIKFKINLKSFKHTGVFPEQIENWHFIENLLKIKNSKLKILNLFGYTGGATIAAARSGREQNAEVEVVHVDASKPSVSAAKENAILNGLEKANIRYIVDDAHAFVKREIKRQEKGVAKYDALILDPPSFGRGAKGEVWKIEEDLVPLLEACKSILSDNPAFVLLNGYASGYSHTTYAELLQSVFQFTSGSIESGELSLKESSPRAFSLPAGIFARWKA is encoded by the coding sequence ATGGATTACTCACTTCTAGATTCGGGGGATCAGCGCAAGCTCGAGAGGTTCGGAGAGTTTGTTCTCTCCCGTCCTGAAAGCCAGGCTCTTTGGAAAAAAGCTCTATCTGACGAAGAGTGGCAGAAAGCAGATGCTACTTTTGAAAAAGGTGTGGGTTGGCAGACGCAGAAAGGATTACCAGATGGCGGATGGACAGTAGAGATAGGAGGAATAAAATTTAAAATAAATCTCAAATCATTCAAACACACTGGTGTTTTCCCTGAGCAAATTGAAAATTGGCATTTTATTGAAAATTTATTAAAAATTAAAAATTCTAAATTAAAAATTTTAAACTTATTCGGTTATACGGGTGGGGCTACTATTGCCGCGGCTCGAAGTGGCCGAGAGCAGAATGCCGAGGTGGAAGTAGTGCATGTCGATGCTTCCAAACCTTCAGTTTCGGCCGCTAAAGAAAACGCCATTTTAAATGGCTTAGAAAAAGCAAATATCAGGTATATTGTCGACGATGCACATGCTTTTGTAAAAAGAGAAATAAAAAGACAAGAAAAAGGAGTAGCTAAGTATGATGCCCTCATTCTTGATCCTCCTTCGTTCGGCCGTGGAGCCAAGGGAGAAGTGTGGAAAATAGAAGAGGATTTGGTGCCACTTCTTGAAGCATGTAAAAGTATCCTCTCCGACAATCCTGCTTTCGTTTTATTAAATGGCTATGCCTCGGGCTATTCTCACACTACTTATGCAGAGCTTCTACAGTCAGTATTTCAATTTACTTCTGGTTCTATAGAATCGGGCGAACTTTCTCTAAAAGAAAGTTCGCCCCGCGCTTTCTCCCTCCCTGCAGGGATTTTTGCTAGGTGGAAAGCTTAA
- a CDS encoding DeoR family transcriptional regulator yields the protein MSEENTPTPTVDTPVESVPEIVAPVKPEEETTSVSEVKAKDATEAEDEKPNIEPVVEKSVNENITIIKTPETVTITEVMPASTSPLESSYGEAKPAYAQGYVEAKQKTLWRNLLEKIQIGKKRKLEKIMNMVDKKIKITNDDVEKTLRVSDATARRYLDILEKEGKLQQVGKAGKYTHYIKI from the coding sequence ATGTCAGAAGAAAATACGCCTACACCTACAGTCGATACTCCTGTAGAATCAGTACCTGAAATAGTCGCGCCTGTAAAACCAGAGGAAGAAACAACTTCCGTATCTGAAGTTAAAGCTAAAGACGCAACAGAAGCTGAAGACGAGAAACCAAATATTGAGCCGGTTGTAGAAAAAAGTGTGAATGAGAACATTACTATTATAAAAACTCCGGAGACAGTGACGATAACTGAAGTGATGCCAGCCTCCACATCTCCTTTAGAGTCGAGCTACGGCGAGGCGAAGCCCGCCTACGCTCAAGGCTACGTCGAGGCAAAGCAGAAAACTTTGTGGAGAAATTTATTGGAAAAAATACAGATTGGGAAAAAGAGGAAATTGGAGAAGATTATGAATATGGTCGATAAGAAAATAAAAATAACTAACGACGATGTTGAAAAAACTTTGAGAGTGTCGGACGCGACAGCTAGAAGATATTTAGATATTTTAGAAAAAGAAGGAAAGTTGCAACAGGTTGGAAAAGCGGGAAAATATACTCACTATATAAAAATCTAA
- a CDS encoding SIMPL domain-containing protein (The SIMPL domain is named for its presence in mouse protein SIMPL (signalling molecule that associates with mouse pelle-like kinase). Bacterial member BP26, from Brucella, was shown to assemble into a channel-like structure, while YggE from E. coli has been associated with resistance to oxidative stress.), with translation MFQGTSGERISKYTAWAIFLLACFLLVQVITGLKRMSYIGKEIYPQRTIMVMGEGEAFAVPDIGSFSFSVTESGATVKEAQEKADTKINKALSSVREAGVEDKDIKTTGYNVYPRYEWEQIYCITTPCPGGKNVLNGYEVSQTITVKVRDTEKAGDLVTKVGAVGVSNISGLDFTVDDREKYVAMAREQAIEKAKENAKKLAKDLDVRLGKMLYFNDNSGYPTPYYGEGMGGDMVRSSAAPMKAEIPVGESKITSQVSLTYEIK, from the coding sequence ATGTTCCAAGGTACGAGCGGGGAGAGGATTTCCAAATATACAGCCTGGGCTATATTTTTACTGGCCTGTTTTCTCTTGGTCCAGGTAATTACTGGTCTGAAAAGAATGAGTTACATCGGTAAAGAAATTTATCCGCAACGAACCATTATGGTCATGGGTGAAGGTGAAGCTTTCGCCGTGCCTGATATCGGCAGTTTCTCTTTCTCTGTCACTGAATCAGGAGCGACTGTGAAAGAGGCTCAAGAAAAAGCTGATACCAAAATAAACAAAGCGCTCTCTTCGGTGCGAGAAGCTGGAGTGGAAGACAAAGATATTAAAACTACTGGTTACAACGTTTACCCAAGATATGAATGGGAGCAGATCTATTGCATCACTACTCCTTGTCCTGGAGGTAAAAATGTCCTGAACGGTTATGAAGTGAGTCAAACTATCACCGTGAAAGTAAGGGATACTGAAAAAGCAGGTGACTTGGTGACCAAGGTGGGGGCAGTAGGAGTGTCGAACATAAGCGGACTTGATTTTACTGTGGATGATAGAGAAAAATATGTGGCCATGGCCCGCGAGCAAGCGATAGAGAAAGCTAAAGAAAATGCCAAGAAATTGGCTAAAGATTTGGATGTCCGCCTCGGCAAAATGCTTTACTTCAATGACAATAGTGGCTACCCGACGCCTTACTATGGAGAAGGTATGGGAGGTGATATGGTGAGGAGCTCAGCTGCACCTATGAAAGCTGAAATCCCTGTCGGCGAGTCGAAAATAACTTCGCAAGTCAGCCTGACTTACGAGATCAAGTAA
- the rplK gene encoding 50S ribosomal protein L11 encodes MAKKVTKKIKLVLPAGKATPAPPVGTALGPAGINIGEFVTKFNEQTRDRMGDTIPVELSVYEDRTFDFILKISPASSLILKTLGIEKGAGKAPSQKVGTLTKKQLEEIAKTKMPELNAHDVEAAMKIIAGTARSMGVEIK; translated from the coding sequence ATGGCAAAAAAAGTAACCAAAAAAATAAAGCTCGTTTTACCTGCTGGCAAGGCTACTCCTGCCCCTCCTGTGGGAACAGCTCTCGGCCCAGCTGGTATCAACATCGGTGAATTCGTCACCAAGTTTAATGAACAGACTCGCGACAGGATGGGCGACACTATACCAGTGGAACTCTCAGTGTATGAGGACAGGACTTTCGATTTCATACTGAAAATATCTCCTGCTTCCAGCCTTATCCTCAAAACTCTAGGCATCGAAAAAGGAGCGGGCAAAGCCCCTTCACAAAAAGTAGGCACTTTGACTAAGAAACAACTGGAAGAAATTGCTAAGACAAAAATGCCAGAACTAAATGCTCACGACGTAGAAGCGGCAATGAAAATTATCGCCGGCACGGCAAGGTCAATGGGAGTAGAAATCAAATAG
- the nusG gene encoding transcription termination/antitermination protein NusG, which produces MSKQQIQEGKNWYAIHTYSGYENAVSRNLKQRIESLGMEDKIFDVVVPTEKKIKVKGGKRVEEEEKIYPGYVLVNMIVTDDSWYVVRNTPRVTGFVGSGVFPVPLEEKEVDELFRRMNSDTPKHNIDVSEGDTVKIADGPFKDLEGKVGEVDQERGKVKVLVPMFGRETPVELDFLQIKKI; this is translated from the coding sequence ATGTCTAAACAACAAATACAAGAAGGTAAAAATTGGTACGCCATCCATACCTACTCCGGTTATGAGAACGCCGTCTCTAGGAATTTGAAACAAAGAATCGAATCGCTCGGCATGGAAGATAAAATTTTCGATGTGGTGGTGCCAACAGAGAAAAAAATAAAAGTGAAAGGTGGTAAAAGAGTGGAAGAGGAAGAAAAAATATATCCTGGATATGTACTGGTGAACATGATCGTCACCGATGATTCTTGGTATGTGGTACGCAACACACCCCGCGTCACTGGCTTCGTCGGATCAGGAGTGTTCCCTGTGCCCCTCGAAGAAAAGGAGGTAGACGAACTTTTTAGAAGGATGAACTCAGACACTCCGAAGCACAATATCGACGTATCTGAGGGCGACACAGTGAAGATAGCTGATGGCCCATTCAAAGATTTGGAAGGCAAAGTGGGTGAAGTAGATCAAGAAAGAGGAAAAGTAAAAGTACTGGTACCGATGTTTGGTCGGGAGACTCCAGTGGAACTCGACTTCTTGCAAATTAAGAAAATTTAA
- the secE gene encoding preprotein translocase subunit SecE: MGIGTYLKETRAELTHVSWPTRNQALAFTVVVIIVSILTSLFLGLFDFIFSKLLALIV, encoded by the coding sequence ATGGGCATAGGAACATATTTGAAAGAAACCAGAGCAGAGCTTACCCACGTCAGCTGGCCGACTCGCAACCAAGCGCTGGCTTTCACCGTAGTCGTGATCATCGTGTCGATTTTGACATCACTATTCCTCGGACTCTTCGACTTTATATTTTCAAAACTTCTCGCCCTCATCGTGTAG